One Betta splendens chromosome 8, fBetSpl5.4, whole genome shotgun sequence DNA segment encodes these proteins:
- the srcin1a gene encoding SRC kinase signaling inhibitor 1 isoform X6 produces MSVCLCEGQQSRLDATTANAGACFPKQDPERGGSHMISTDDLEYPREYRTLGNSARRFSNVGLVHTSEHRHTVSAAQSLEALTNLHKADMERKRDAFMDHLKSKYQQQQQQQHQQQQQQQLQHPHHSPHHNPPSPSPSHASMRGSSERAAREQQQPNYWSFKSRSPRHSQSTQSGLADQAAKLSFASAESLETMSEADIPIGFNRMNRFRQSLPLSRSASQNKLRSPDEFSGVLFLQYGDETRRVHITHELSSLDTLHALIVHMFPQKLTAGMLKSPNTAILIKDEARNVFYELEDVRDIQDRSIIKIYRKEPIYASYPAAAHLANGDLRREMVYSSRDSSPTRRLNTLPSSTSSGSPSRSRLSYSGGRPPSFAGSHPQHEQGRHPHHLSAGHGANAGLSPSPSAILERRDVKPDEEVSAKNMALMKNEGLYADPYSLMHEGRLSIASTQSLAAIGDPFSFPVSSGLYRRGSVRSLSTYSAAALQGDLEDSLYKPGSSIYSDTYSSATLGMGFRMAPSSPQKIPDMQLRDRDSYSSSPRASPVRQTFRKDSASSSVFVESPKSRPSSGSDPLCLTAGPGEGGRASAGFGPSLSGQDSDSSRDHRLERMEAMEKQIASLTGLVQSVLTRAPDSDSTCGLLRLCMMAGCPPDQGTEFSRPLPFSSSEKTETNSDGSATGTGRRKHKAHTPSAPLALMPPPPSNTAHWSGAGRLQMQLHLNGLQQSATDLRKQLNQLRKIQLDNQDSVKTLLKRTEAELNVRVADALRKQEDPLQRQRLLVEEERLKYLNEEELIIQQLHDLEKSVEEIQKESSVNHKLVTAQELEEKTTVLRKLGETLTELKNQFPGLQSKMRVVLRVEVEAVKFLKEEPHRLDALLKRCKTITDTLTAMRKQANEGVWKKQEDFSAPPSKHNDDLRKFPDFEIPTSPPITLNDLGGGNSLSNWSPHASLSRAHGNVSGAHKDNHPPVPHKGKALEELERRAAADKALSVEVRLAAERDWEEKRASLTQYSAQDINRLLEETQAELMKAIPDLDFAAKQIKPSCGPPASQNPQGGAGTPEHRTGKPQHKLSGKDGGSRRGSDELSVPRYRTEKPSKSPPPPPPRRSFPSSPGLTTRSGEPLIPGKSIKKSESEETEGQKPHVKLRRTASENPRPASTPPTLAPGDKEEREEEKIAAELEGRRLSVPHVASPASPAGAERCVGDLPHESAGDAPSRHRPGHNMLRRPPLLKGGDLCGRSPRREQGRNSFQHGELKEELALLLTELDVRAMSSLEAQKLSRTAGDALQTLTICQDTEEVPYSQLSVRPILVLFENIKTAREAYRLLHSLVAASRPGPKPRGKPSAHAGPQSALLEALRGGTETGERVLNLRRDAEATRDAGDVRCSAYRRLDSLEETIRELENTLMEISGRPAADKMAAKKPPVPPKPAAAAPSQAGNKLLHSSAASKLKHLQQNATDHSKGGKREDFLKTQGQQQQ; encoded by the exons ATGAGCGTTTGCCTTTGTGAGGGCCAGCAAAGCCGTTTGGATGCTACCACAG CCAACGCCGGGGCCTGTTTTCCTAAGCAAG ATCCCGAGCGCGGTGGCAGTCACATGATCTCCACGGATGACTTGGAGTACCCGCGCGAGTACCGGACCCTGGGCAACAGCGCCCGGCGCTTCTCCAACGTGGGCCTGGTGCACACGTCGGAGCACCGGCACACCGTCAGCGCCGCCCAGAGCCTGGAGGCCCTGACCAACCTGCACAAGGCCGACATGGAGCGCAAGCGGGACGCCTTCATGGACCACCTGAAGAGCAagtaccagcagcagcagcagcagcagcatcagcagcagcagcagcagcagctgcagcatccgCATCACAGCCCGCACCACAACCCTCCGTCACCCTCGCCCTCCCACGCCAGCATGAGGGGCTCGTCGGAACGGGCCGCACGGGAGCAG CAACAGCCCAACTACTGGAGCTTTAAG AGCCGCAGCCCGCGGCACTCCCAGTCCACCCAGTCCGGGCTCGCCGACCAGGCCGCCAAGCTCTCCTTCGCCTCCGCCGAATCCCTGGAGACCATGTCGGAAGCCGACATCCCCATCGGCTTCAACCGGATGAACCGATTCCGCCAGAGCCTGCCGCTGTCCCGCTCCGCCAGCCAGAATAAGCTACGGTCTCCAG ATGAATTTTCAG GCGTGCTCTTCCTGCAGTACGGCGACGAGACGCGCCGCGTGCACATCACCCACGAGCTCAGCAGCCTGGACACGCTGCATGCGCTCATCGTGCACATGTTCCCCCAAAAGCTGACGGCGGGCATGCTCAAGTCGCCCAACACGGCCATCCTGATCAAGGACGAGGCGCGCAACGTCTTCTACGAGCTGGAGGACGTGCGGGACATCCAGGATCGCAGCATCATCAAGATCTACCGCAAGGAGCCCATCTACGCCTCGTACCCCGCTGCCGCTCACCTGGCTAACGGAGACCTGAGG AGGGAGATGGTGTACTCCTCTCGGGACTCCTCCCCGACCCGCCGTCTCAACACCCTCCCTTCCTCGACCTCCTCTGGTTCTCCGTCCCGCTCCCGCCTCTCCTACAGCGGCGGGCGTCCTCCGTCCTTCGCCGGCTCCCATCCCCAGCACGAGCAGGGCCGGCACCCGCACCACCTCTCGGCGGGCCACGGCGCCAACGCGGGACTGTCGCCCTCGCCCAGCGCCATCTTGGAGCGGCGCGACGTCAAGCCCGACGAGGAGGTCTCTGCGAAAAACATGGCGTTAATGAAGAACGAGGGCCTGTACGCGGATCCCTACAGTTTGATGCACGAGGGCCGCCTCAGCATCGCCTCCACCCAGTCGCTAGCTGCCATCGGAGATCCCTTCAGCTTCCCCGTGTCTAGTGGCCTGTACCGGCGCGGCTCCGTGCGCTCCCTTAGCACCTACTCCGCTGCTGCTCTTCAGGGAGACCTGGAGGACTCTCTCTACAAACCGGGAAGCTCGATCTACTCCGACACATACTCCTCAGCCACGCTGGGGATGGGTTTCCGCATGGCGCCGTCCTCCCCACAGAAAATCCCTGACATGCAGCTGAGGGACAGGGACTCGTATTCCAGCTCGCCCAGAGCCTCgcctgtcagacagaccttcCGTAAGGACTCCGCCTCCTCGTCGGTGTTTGTGGAGAGCCCAAAGTCAAGGCCCAGCTCTGGTTCAGaccctctgtgtctgacagctggGCCTGGGGAGGGTGGCAGGGCCTCAGCCGGCTTCGGTCCTTCATTGTCTGGGCAAGACTCTGACAGTAGCAG GGATCATCGTCTGGAGCGCATGGAGGCAATGGAGAAGCAGATCGCCAGCCTGACTGGCCTGGTCCAGAGTGTGCTGACCAGGGCGCCGGACAGCGACAGCAC ATGTGGCCTGCTGCGTCTCTGCATGATGGCGGGCTGCCCTCCGGACCAAGGGACGGAGTTCTCACGGCCATTACCTTTCTCTTCCAGCGAGAAGACCGAAACCAACAGCGATGGCTCTGCCACCGGAA CTGGACGTCGGAAGCACAAAG CTCACACGCCGTCGGCGCCTCTCGCTctgatgccgccgccgccgtccaaCACGGCCCATTGGAGCGGCGCTGGGCGTCTGCAGATGCAGCTCCACCTGAACGGCCTGCAGCAAAGCGCCACAGACCTACGCAAACAACTCAACCAGCTGCGCAAGATACAG cTGGACAACCAGGACTCAGTGAAGACCCTGCTGAAGCGAACGGAAGCCGAGCTGAACGTGCGCGTGGCCGATGCcctgaggaagcaggaggatcCTTTACAGAGACAGCGCctcctggtggaggaggagaggctcaAGTACCTGAACGAGGAGGAGCTcatcatccagcagctcca CGACCTGGAGAAGTCAGTGGAGGAGATCCAGAAGGAGTCGTCTGTCAACCACAAGCTGGTGACTgcgcaggagctggaggagaagaccaCTGTGCTGAGGAAGCTGGGGGAAACGCTCACGGAGCTAAAAA ACCAGTTTCCGGGCCTGCAGAGCAAGATGCGGGTGGTGctgagggtggaggtggaggctgtcAAATTCCTGAAAGAGGAGCCGCACCGACTCGACGCCCTGTTGAAACGCTGCAAGACTATAACGGACACGCTCACCGCCATGCGCAA ACAAGCCAACGAGGGGGTGTGGAAGAAGCAGGAGGACTTCTCCGCTCCCCCGTCCAAGCACAACGACGACCTGCGGAAGTTTCCCGACTTCGAGATCCCCACCAGCCCGCCCATCACCCTCAACGACCTCGGCGGGGGCAACAGCCTGTCCAACTGGAGCCCCCACGCCAGCCTCAGCCGCGCCCACGGCAACGTGTCCGGCGCCCACAAGGACAATCACCCTCCGGTGCCGCACAAGGGCAaagcgctggaggagctggagcggcgcGCCGCTGCCGACAAGGCTCTGTCCGTGGAAGTCCGACTG GCAGCGGAGCGGGACTGGGAGGAGAAGCGGGCCAGTCTCACGCAGTACAGTGCCCAGGACATCAaccggctgctggaggagacccAGGCCGAGCTCATGAAGGCCATCCCCGACCTGGACTTCGCCGCCAAGCAGATCAAGCCGTCCTGCGGCCCGCCGGCCTCCCAGAACCCGCAGGGCGGGGCGGGCACCCCGGAGCACCGGACCGGCAAGCCCCAGCACAAGCTGTCCGGGAAGGACGGCGGGTCCCGGCGCGGCTCTG atgAGCTGAGCGTGCCACGGTATCGCACAGAGAAACCCTCCAAATCccccccaccgccgccgcctcgaCGTAGCTTCCCGTCGTCTCCGGGCCTGACCACCCGCAGCGGAGAGCCCCTCATCCCCGGAAAGAGTATAAAG aagtctgagtctgaggagACTGAAGGTCAGAAGCCTCATGTAAAATTGAGGAGGACTGCGTCTGAAAACCCTCGCCCCGCTTCCACACCCCCCACGCTGGCTCCCGGAGAcaaggaggaaagagaagaggagaaaatcGCTGCAGAACTGGAG GGAAGGCGCTTGTCTGTCCCTCACGTCGCGTCGCCAGCCTCGCCCGCTGGCGCCGAGCGCTGTGTCGGAGATTTACCGCACGAATCCGCAGGGGACGCTCCATCACGGCACCGGCCTGGTCATAACATGCTCCGTCGGCCTCCGCTTTTAAAAGGGGGAGATTTATGTGGACGCTCCCCTCGACGAGAGCAGGGGCGTAATTCTTTTCAACATGGGGAATTAAAAGAGGAGCTCGCTCTGCTGCTGACGGAGCTGGACGTGAGGGCGATGTCTTCCCTCGAGGCCCAGAAGCTCAGCAGAACCGCAGGGGATGCCTTACAGACTCTGACCATCTGCCAGGACACTGAGGAAGTGCCTTATAGCCAACTCAGTGTCCGGCCTATTCTGGTGCTCTTTGAGAACATTAAAACAGCCAGAGAGGCCTACAGGCTGCTTCATTCCCTTGTGGCGGCCTCCAGACCAGGGCCCAAACCCAGAGGGAAGCC
- the srcin1a gene encoding SRC kinase signaling inhibitor 1 isoform X15, translating into MDGGRVLAVRGEGIVGEDYRVFIAEAPAVSQVLVLGRRDSDVDANAGACFPKQDPERGGSHMISTDDLEYPREYRTLGNSARRFSNVGLVHTSEHRHTVSAAQSLEALTNLHKADMERKRDAFMDHLKSKYQQQQQQQHQQQQQQQLQHPHHSPHHNPPSPSPSHASMRGSSERAAREQQQPNYWSFKSRSPRHSQSTQSGLADQAAKLSFASAESLETMSEADIPIGFNRMNRFRQSLPLSRSASQNKLRSPDEFSGVLFLQYGDETRRVHITHELSSLDTLHALIVHMFPQKLTAGMLKSPNTAILIKDEARNVFYELEDVRDIQDRSIIKIYRKEPIYASYPAAAHLANGDLRREMVYSSRDSSPTRRLNTLPSSTSSGSPSRSRLSYSGGRPPSFAGSHPQHEQGRHPHHLSAGHGANAGLSPSPSAILERRDVKPDEEVSAKNMALMKNEGLYADPYSLMHEGRLSIASTQSLAAIGDPFSFPVSSGLYRRGSVRSLSTYSAAALQGDLEDSLYKPGSSIYSDTYSSATLGMGFRMAPSSPQKIPDMQLRDRDSYSSSPRASPVRQTFRKDSASSSVFVESPKSRPSSGSDPLCLTAGPGEGGRASAGFGPSLSGQDSDSSRDHRLERMEAMEKQIASLTGLVQSVLTRAPDSDSTCGLLRLCMMAGCPPDQGTEFSRPLPFSSSEKTETNSDGSATGTGRRKHKAHTPSAPLALMPPPPSNTAHWSGAGRLQMQLHLNGLQQSATDLRKQLNQLRKIQLDNQDSVKTLLKRTEAELNVRVADALRKQEDPLQRQRLLVEEERLKYLNEEELIIQQLHDLEKSVEEIQKESSVNHKLVTAQELEEKTTVLRKLGETLTELKNQFPGLQSKMRVVLRVEVEAVKFLKEEPHRLDALLKRCKTITDTLTAMRKQANEGVWKKQEDFSAPPSKHNDDLRKFPDFEIPTSPPITLNDLGGGNSLSNWSPHASLSRAHGNVSGAHKDNHPPVPHKGKALEELERRAAADKALSVEVRLAAERDWEEKRASLTQYSAQDINRLLEETQAELMKAIPDLDFAAKQIKPSCGPPASQNPQGGAGTPEHRTGKPQHKLSGKDGGSRRGSDELSVPRYRTEKPSKSPPPPPPRRSFPSSPGLTTRSGEPLIPGKSIKKSESEETEGQKPHVKLRRTASENPRPASTPPTLAPGDKEEREEEKIAAELEAGNKLLHSSAASKLKHLQQNATDHSKGGKREDFLKTQGQQQQ; encoded by the exons CCAACGCCGGGGCCTGTTTTCCTAAGCAAG ATCCCGAGCGCGGTGGCAGTCACATGATCTCCACGGATGACTTGGAGTACCCGCGCGAGTACCGGACCCTGGGCAACAGCGCCCGGCGCTTCTCCAACGTGGGCCTGGTGCACACGTCGGAGCACCGGCACACCGTCAGCGCCGCCCAGAGCCTGGAGGCCCTGACCAACCTGCACAAGGCCGACATGGAGCGCAAGCGGGACGCCTTCATGGACCACCTGAAGAGCAagtaccagcagcagcagcagcagcagcatcagcagcagcagcagcagcagctgcagcatccgCATCACAGCCCGCACCACAACCCTCCGTCACCCTCGCCCTCCCACGCCAGCATGAGGGGCTCGTCGGAACGGGCCGCACGGGAGCAG CAACAGCCCAACTACTGGAGCTTTAAG AGCCGCAGCCCGCGGCACTCCCAGTCCACCCAGTCCGGGCTCGCCGACCAGGCCGCCAAGCTCTCCTTCGCCTCCGCCGAATCCCTGGAGACCATGTCGGAAGCCGACATCCCCATCGGCTTCAACCGGATGAACCGATTCCGCCAGAGCCTGCCGCTGTCCCGCTCCGCCAGCCAGAATAAGCTACGGTCTCCAG ATGAATTTTCAG GCGTGCTCTTCCTGCAGTACGGCGACGAGACGCGCCGCGTGCACATCACCCACGAGCTCAGCAGCCTGGACACGCTGCATGCGCTCATCGTGCACATGTTCCCCCAAAAGCTGACGGCGGGCATGCTCAAGTCGCCCAACACGGCCATCCTGATCAAGGACGAGGCGCGCAACGTCTTCTACGAGCTGGAGGACGTGCGGGACATCCAGGATCGCAGCATCATCAAGATCTACCGCAAGGAGCCCATCTACGCCTCGTACCCCGCTGCCGCTCACCTGGCTAACGGAGACCTGAGG AGGGAGATGGTGTACTCCTCTCGGGACTCCTCCCCGACCCGCCGTCTCAACACCCTCCCTTCCTCGACCTCCTCTGGTTCTCCGTCCCGCTCCCGCCTCTCCTACAGCGGCGGGCGTCCTCCGTCCTTCGCCGGCTCCCATCCCCAGCACGAGCAGGGCCGGCACCCGCACCACCTCTCGGCGGGCCACGGCGCCAACGCGGGACTGTCGCCCTCGCCCAGCGCCATCTTGGAGCGGCGCGACGTCAAGCCCGACGAGGAGGTCTCTGCGAAAAACATGGCGTTAATGAAGAACGAGGGCCTGTACGCGGATCCCTACAGTTTGATGCACGAGGGCCGCCTCAGCATCGCCTCCACCCAGTCGCTAGCTGCCATCGGAGATCCCTTCAGCTTCCCCGTGTCTAGTGGCCTGTACCGGCGCGGCTCCGTGCGCTCCCTTAGCACCTACTCCGCTGCTGCTCTTCAGGGAGACCTGGAGGACTCTCTCTACAAACCGGGAAGCTCGATCTACTCCGACACATACTCCTCAGCCACGCTGGGGATGGGTTTCCGCATGGCGCCGTCCTCCCCACAGAAAATCCCTGACATGCAGCTGAGGGACAGGGACTCGTATTCCAGCTCGCCCAGAGCCTCgcctgtcagacagaccttcCGTAAGGACTCCGCCTCCTCGTCGGTGTTTGTGGAGAGCCCAAAGTCAAGGCCCAGCTCTGGTTCAGaccctctgtgtctgacagctggGCCTGGGGAGGGTGGCAGGGCCTCAGCCGGCTTCGGTCCTTCATTGTCTGGGCAAGACTCTGACAGTAGCAG GGATCATCGTCTGGAGCGCATGGAGGCAATGGAGAAGCAGATCGCCAGCCTGACTGGCCTGGTCCAGAGTGTGCTGACCAGGGCGCCGGACAGCGACAGCAC ATGTGGCCTGCTGCGTCTCTGCATGATGGCGGGCTGCCCTCCGGACCAAGGGACGGAGTTCTCACGGCCATTACCTTTCTCTTCCAGCGAGAAGACCGAAACCAACAGCGATGGCTCTGCCACCGGAA CTGGACGTCGGAAGCACAAAG CTCACACGCCGTCGGCGCCTCTCGCTctgatgccgccgccgccgtccaaCACGGCCCATTGGAGCGGCGCTGGGCGTCTGCAGATGCAGCTCCACCTGAACGGCCTGCAGCAAAGCGCCACAGACCTACGCAAACAACTCAACCAGCTGCGCAAGATACAG cTGGACAACCAGGACTCAGTGAAGACCCTGCTGAAGCGAACGGAAGCCGAGCTGAACGTGCGCGTGGCCGATGCcctgaggaagcaggaggatcCTTTACAGAGACAGCGCctcctggtggaggaggagaggctcaAGTACCTGAACGAGGAGGAGCTcatcatccagcagctcca CGACCTGGAGAAGTCAGTGGAGGAGATCCAGAAGGAGTCGTCTGTCAACCACAAGCTGGTGACTgcgcaggagctggaggagaagaccaCTGTGCTGAGGAAGCTGGGGGAAACGCTCACGGAGCTAAAAA ACCAGTTTCCGGGCCTGCAGAGCAAGATGCGGGTGGTGctgagggtggaggtggaggctgtcAAATTCCTGAAAGAGGAGCCGCACCGACTCGACGCCCTGTTGAAACGCTGCAAGACTATAACGGACACGCTCACCGCCATGCGCAA ACAAGCCAACGAGGGGGTGTGGAAGAAGCAGGAGGACTTCTCCGCTCCCCCGTCCAAGCACAACGACGACCTGCGGAAGTTTCCCGACTTCGAGATCCCCACCAGCCCGCCCATCACCCTCAACGACCTCGGCGGGGGCAACAGCCTGTCCAACTGGAGCCCCCACGCCAGCCTCAGCCGCGCCCACGGCAACGTGTCCGGCGCCCACAAGGACAATCACCCTCCGGTGCCGCACAAGGGCAaagcgctggaggagctggagcggcgcGCCGCTGCCGACAAGGCTCTGTCCGTGGAAGTCCGACTG GCAGCGGAGCGGGACTGGGAGGAGAAGCGGGCCAGTCTCACGCAGTACAGTGCCCAGGACATCAaccggctgctggaggagacccAGGCCGAGCTCATGAAGGCCATCCCCGACCTGGACTTCGCCGCCAAGCAGATCAAGCCGTCCTGCGGCCCGCCGGCCTCCCAGAACCCGCAGGGCGGGGCGGGCACCCCGGAGCACCGGACCGGCAAGCCCCAGCACAAGCTGTCCGGGAAGGACGGCGGGTCCCGGCGCGGCTCTG atgAGCTGAGCGTGCCACGGTATCGCACAGAGAAACCCTCCAAATCccccccaccgccgccgcctcgaCGTAGCTTCCCGTCGTCTCCGGGCCTGACCACCCGCAGCGGAGAGCCCCTCATCCCCGGAAAGAGTATAAAG aagtctgagtctgaggagACTGAAGGTCAGAAGCCTCATGTAAAATTGAGGAGGACTGCGTCTGAAAACCCTCGCCCCGCTTCCACACCCCCCACGCTGGCTCCCGGAGAcaaggaggaaagagaagaggagaaaatcGCTGCAGAACTGGAG